From one Luteipulveratus mongoliensis genomic stretch:
- a CDS encoding zinc-binding dehydrogenase, translating to MKATLIHGPGDIRLEDVPDPTLVQDTDAVVRVVAACVCGSDLWPYRGENPVHEPRRIGHEFVGVVEEAGAGVRSLKAGDFVIAPFMYSDNTCPNCEAGIQSACVAGGFWGDEDRDGRPLDGGQGELVRVPQADGTLVSLRDQPDEEHVPSLLALSDVMGTGWHAAVVSGVLEGDTVVVVGDGAVGLCGVLAATRLGAERVIAMSRHESRQQVARSFGATDVVATRGEEGEHDVLELTAGVGADAVLECVGTGQAMQTALAVARPGATVGYVGAPHGVELPVRQMFNRNVGVAGGLAPARQYLPALRDDVLSGAINPGAVFDLDLPLADVAEGYRAMDERRAIKTLLRP from the coding sequence ATGAAGGCCACACTCATCCACGGTCCGGGCGACATCCGTCTCGAGGACGTTCCGGACCCCACGCTCGTGCAGGACACCGACGCCGTCGTACGCGTGGTCGCGGCCTGCGTGTGCGGCTCGGACCTGTGGCCCTACCGTGGCGAGAACCCCGTCCACGAGCCCCGCCGCATCGGGCACGAGTTCGTGGGTGTGGTCGAGGAGGCCGGTGCAGGCGTACGCAGCCTCAAGGCCGGCGACTTCGTCATCGCGCCGTTCATGTACTCCGACAACACCTGCCCCAACTGCGAGGCAGGCATCCAATCTGCTTGTGTCGCAGGCGGATTCTGGGGTGACGAGGACCGCGACGGCCGTCCGCTGGACGGCGGCCAGGGCGAGCTCGTACGCGTTCCGCAGGCTGACGGCACGCTCGTCTCCTTGCGCGATCAGCCGGATGAGGAGCACGTTCCGTCGCTGCTCGCGCTCTCCGATGTGATGGGCACGGGCTGGCACGCCGCCGTCGTGTCCGGGGTGTTGGAGGGCGACACGGTGGTCGTCGTCGGTGATGGAGCGGTCGGGCTGTGCGGCGTCCTCGCGGCGACGCGCCTGGGCGCCGAGCGGGTCATCGCAATGTCTCGTCACGAGTCACGCCAGCAGGTCGCCCGTTCGTTCGGGGCGACGGATGTGGTGGCCACCCGGGGCGAGGAAGGTGAGCACGACGTCCTTGAGCTGACAGCCGGCGTTGGTGCTGATGCGGTGCTGGAGTGTGTCGGTACGGGTCAGGCGATGCAGACGGCCCTCGCGGTCGCGCGGCCGGGTGCGACGGTCGGCTACGTCGGTGCTCCGCACGGCGTCGAGCTGCCGGTGCGCCAGATGTTCAACCGCAACGTGGGTGTGGCCGGCGGGCTCGCCCCGGCTCGGCAGTACCTTCCCGCGCTGCGTGACGACGTGCTGTCTGGAGCCATCAATCCTGGTGCCGTGTTCGACCTCGACCTGCCGCTCGCCGATGTGGCCGAGGGCTACCGCGCCATGGACGAGCGGCGCGCCATCAAGACGTTGCTGCGCCCCTGA
- a CDS encoding class I SAM-dependent methyltransferase produces the protein MSSQRPVGAITRGTTNPNRLRRCDRWMAGPQAWRLRRSPTPPVVVDLGYGASPTTAVELYDRLRPVRADLEVVGIEIDPARVGAAKALEHQGLSFRLGGFEVPLDGRDANIIRAFNVLRQYDEGEVPDAWARLQSRLAPDGLLVDGTCDEVGRLATWVAVDRTGPISLTLSLRLAALDDPAAVAERLPKALIHRNVPGERVHAYLEALRTAWARSSPHASYGARQRFRATATALRDEGWPLLDGPSRWRLGEVTVAWDAVSTL, from the coding sequence GTGAGCAGCCAGCGGCCGGTGGGCGCCATCACCCGCGGCACCACCAACCCCAACAGGTTGCGCCGCTGTGACCGCTGGATGGCCGGCCCCCAAGCCTGGCGGCTCCGCCGGTCGCCGACTCCACCCGTCGTCGTCGATCTGGGGTACGGCGCGTCCCCCACCACCGCCGTCGAGCTGTACGACCGCCTGCGTCCGGTGCGCGCCGACCTCGAGGTGGTCGGCATCGAGATCGACCCGGCGCGAGTCGGGGCCGCCAAAGCGCTTGAGCACCAGGGCCTTTCGTTCCGCCTCGGCGGCTTCGAGGTGCCGCTCGACGGACGTGACGCCAACATCATCCGGGCGTTCAACGTGCTCCGGCAGTACGACGAGGGCGAGGTTCCGGACGCCTGGGCGCGGCTGCAAAGCCGGCTCGCTCCGGACGGCCTGCTCGTCGACGGCACCTGCGACGAGGTCGGGCGGCTGGCGACGTGGGTCGCGGTCGACCGCACCGGTCCGATCTCGCTGACCTTGTCGTTGCGGCTGGCCGCACTCGATGACCCCGCCGCGGTAGCCGAGCGGCTACCCAAGGCGCTGATCCACCGCAACGTCCCGGGCGAGCGGGTGCACGCCTACCTGGAGGCGCTGCGTACTGCGTGGGCCAGGTCGAGTCCGCACGCGTCGTACGGCGCCCGCCAGCGTTTTCGGGCCACGGCGACAGCCCTCCGGGACGAGGGCTGGCCCCTGCTGGACGGACCCAGCCGGTGGCGGCTGGGCGAGGTCACCGTCGCCTGGGACGCCGTCTCCACCCTCTGA
- the manA gene encoding mannose-6-phosphate isomerase, class I: MDQLTPVIRNYAWGSHDELARLTGRPHPTAEPEAELWMGAHEGAPSGLERDGVATTLDQVVAADPAAVIGPDVADQFGGRLPFLLKVLAPVKALSIQAHPNATEAREAPAGTYIDDWPKPEAFVAVTPFEVFAGTRPFDEIASLATRLDVARLSELVGEAAAAETPAYDLLRRILDVPADEHSGLADEVVAAAQRLGSSDPDAATLAAVVRIAGQFPGDIGVVVLLTMAFQVVDPGKYVFVPAGVLHAYVHGVAVEILANSDNVVRAGLTPKQIDVPELLRIVDVDRPMVPETGTVEDGWTTFPADASYFRLRLATLGTAGLAVPGDGQPRILLALNGSARLTGAGELELASGESCFLAPGDQVQVAGDATVYLASPGLD; the protein is encoded by the coding sequence ATGGATCAGCTGACTCCGGTCATCCGCAACTACGCCTGGGGCTCCCACGACGAGCTCGCGCGACTCACCGGTCGTCCGCACCCGACCGCCGAGCCGGAGGCCGAGCTCTGGATGGGCGCGCACGAGGGCGCGCCATCCGGGCTCGAGCGCGACGGCGTGGCGACGACGCTCGACCAGGTCGTCGCTGCCGACCCGGCCGCAGTCATCGGTCCCGACGTCGCCGACCAGTTCGGCGGTCGGCTGCCGTTCCTGCTCAAGGTGCTCGCGCCCGTCAAGGCGCTGTCGATCCAGGCTCACCCCAACGCGACCGAGGCTCGCGAAGCGCCTGCCGGCACCTACATCGACGACTGGCCCAAGCCGGAGGCGTTCGTCGCCGTGACGCCGTTCGAGGTGTTCGCCGGGACGCGGCCGTTCGACGAGATCGCCTCTCTCGCAACGCGTTTGGATGTCGCTCGTCTGAGTGAGCTGGTGGGCGAGGCAGCCGCCGCGGAGACACCGGCGTACGACCTCCTGCGACGGATCCTGGACGTGCCTGCCGACGAGCACTCCGGGCTGGCAGACGAAGTCGTCGCCGCGGCGCAGCGGCTCGGGTCGTCGGACCCGGACGCTGCGACCCTCGCGGCGGTCGTCCGGATCGCCGGGCAGTTCCCGGGCGATATCGGCGTCGTCGTGCTGCTGACCATGGCCTTCCAGGTGGTCGACCCCGGCAAGTACGTCTTCGTGCCGGCGGGCGTGCTGCACGCCTATGTCCACGGCGTGGCCGTCGAGATCCTGGCCAACTCCGACAACGTCGTCCGAGCAGGCCTGACACCCAAGCAGATCGACGTACCCGAGCTGCTGCGCATCGTCGACGTCGACCGGCCGATGGTGCCCGAGACCGGCACGGTCGAGGACGGGTGGACGACGTTCCCGGCCGACGCGTCGTACTTCCGGCTTCGGCTCGCGACTCTAGGGACCGCTGGACTCGCCGTGCCCGGCGACGGCCAGCCTCGAATTTTGTTGGCACTCAACGGATCTGCGCGGTTGACCGGTGCGGGCGAGCTCGAGCTGGCCAGCGGCGAGTCGTGCTTTCTTGCACCGGGTGACCAGGTCCAGGTCGCCGGCGACGCGACCGTCTACCTCGCGTCACCCGGGCTCGACTGA
- the phoU gene encoding phosphate signaling complex protein PhoU, whose amino-acid sequence MRDAFHEDLDRISDELVEMTTMVGKAIQRATAALLNADLGIAESVIAADDDIDELRRTVDDRCVDLLARQQPVATDLRMVVTAMHMASDIERMGDLARHVAKIARRRYPEGAVPEDVASIISEMEKVAEGLVKKTGDAIAGKDVHAAVEIAKDDDALDELHRTIFNTLLDGKWDHGTEAAVNLTLISRYYERFGDHAVSVADRIVYLVTGSYGTEDEGLIHQA is encoded by the coding sequence ATGCGCGATGCGTTCCACGAGGACCTCGATCGCATCTCGGACGAGCTCGTCGAGATGACCACCATGGTCGGCAAGGCCATCCAGCGCGCCACAGCGGCCCTGCTGAACGCCGATCTCGGCATCGCCGAGAGCGTCATCGCCGCCGACGACGACATCGACGAGCTGCGCCGCACCGTCGACGACCGCTGTGTGGACCTGCTCGCCCGCCAGCAGCCCGTCGCCACCGACCTGCGGATGGTCGTCACGGCGATGCACATGGCCTCCGACATCGAGCGCATGGGCGACCTGGCCCGGCACGTTGCCAAGATCGCGCGCCGTCGCTACCCCGAGGGTGCGGTGCCGGAGGACGTCGCCTCGATCATCTCCGAGATGGAGAAGGTCGCCGAGGGGCTGGTCAAGAAGACCGGCGATGCGATCGCGGGCAAGGACGTCCACGCAGCCGTCGAGATCGCCAAGGACGACGACGCCCTCGATGAGCTGCACCGCACGATCTTCAACACCCTGCTCGACGGCAAGTGGGATCACGGCACTGAGGCGGCCGTCAACCTGACGCTGATCAGCCGCTACTACGAGCGTTTCGGCGACCACGCCGTCTCCGTGGCGGACCGCATCGTCTACCTCGTGACCGGCAGCTACGGCACCGAGGACGAGGGGCTCATCCACCAGGCCTGA
- a CDS encoding YbjN domain-containing protein codes for MSDVPAIIEAFLKDAEIEWEPGASDGEYVVTLPGERKLKTVASLIIGDQGLSVSAFVVRNADENHEAFYRYLLRRNLRLPGLGYAIDKSGDVYVVGQLPLEAVTPAYLDQLMGVLLEASDNAFNELLVLGFRTSMQKEWDWRISRGESTRNLEAFRHLLEHDDS; via the coding sequence GTGAGCGATGTTCCGGCCATCATCGAGGCGTTCTTGAAGGATGCCGAGATCGAGTGGGAGCCCGGTGCGTCCGACGGCGAGTACGTCGTCACACTCCCCGGCGAGCGCAAGCTCAAGACGGTCGCGTCGCTGATCATCGGCGACCAGGGGCTGTCGGTGTCGGCGTTCGTGGTGCGCAACGCGGATGAGAACCACGAGGCGTTCTACCGCTACCTGTTGCGTCGCAACCTGCGCCTGCCCGGGCTCGGCTATGCGATCGACAAGAGCGGCGACGTCTATGTCGTGGGGCAGCTGCCGCTGGAAGCCGTCACGCCGGCCTACCTCGACCAGCTGATGGGCGTGCTCCTGGAGGCGAGTGACAACGCGTTCAACGAGCTGCTGGTCCTCGGCTTCCGCACGTCGATGCAGAAGGAGTGGGACTGGCGGATCTCGCGTGGCGAGTCCACCCGCAACCTCGAAGCCTTCCGCCACCTGTTGGAGCACGACGACTCCTGA
- a CDS encoding phosphoglyceromutase — protein MTYTLVLLRHGESEWNAKNLFTGWVDVDLTEKGRAEAVHGGDLIREAGLTPDVVHTSLLRRAISTANIALDKADRHWIPVKRDWRLNERHYGALQGKNKKETLEEFGEEQFMTWRRSYDTPPPPIEKGSEWSQDADVRYAELGDEAPLTECLKDVIERFLPYWESAIVPDLKDSKTVLVAAHGNSLRALVKHLDGISDDDIVGLNIPTGMPLVYRLDESLKPTVKGGEYLDPDAAKAAAEAVANQGR, from the coding sequence ATGACCTACACGCTTGTCCTGCTGCGCCACGGCGAGTCGGAGTGGAACGCCAAGAACCTGTTCACCGGCTGGGTGGACGTCGACCTCACCGAGAAGGGCCGCGCCGAGGCCGTGCACGGCGGCGACCTGATCCGCGAGGCCGGCCTGACCCCCGACGTTGTCCACACCTCCCTGCTGCGTCGCGCGATCTCCACGGCCAACATCGCCCTCGACAAGGCCGACCGGCACTGGATCCCGGTCAAGCGCGACTGGCGCCTCAATGAGCGGCACTACGGCGCCCTCCAGGGCAAGAACAAGAAAGAGACCCTCGAGGAGTTCGGCGAGGAGCAGTTCATGACCTGGCGACGGTCGTACGACACCCCGCCGCCGCCCATCGAGAAGGGCTCCGAGTGGAGCCAGGACGCGGACGTCCGGTACGCCGAGCTCGGCGACGAGGCGCCGCTCACTGAGTGCCTCAAGGACGTCATCGAGCGGTTCCTGCCCTACTGGGAGTCGGCGATCGTGCCCGACCTGAAGGACAGCAAGACCGTCCTTGTCGCGGCGCACGGCAACTCGCTGCGCGCCCTGGTCAAGCACCTGGACGGCATCTCCGACGACGACATCGTCGGCCTCAACATCCCGACCGGCATGCCGCTGGTCTACCGCCTCGATGAGTCGCTGAAGCCGACCGTCAAGGGCGGGGAGTACCTCGACCCCGATGCCGCCAAGGCCGCTGCCGAGGCCGTGGCCAACCAGGGCCGCTGA
- the mshA gene encoding D-inositol-3-phosphate glycosyltransferase, giving the protein MSVQPCPRRVAMISVHTSPLERPGTGDAGGLNVYVVETAKHLARAGVEVEVFTRRTTAAQPESVELMPGVLVRHIDAGPFEGLGKDDLPGQLCAFTVGVQRIGAAQPEGYYDLVHSHYWLSGQVAWLAADRWQVPLVHSMHTMARVKNALLAEGDRPEPPGREIGEEQVVRAATWLVANTDREADELIDLYDAAPDKVRVISPGVDLETFTPGEQAEARAALDLPADAEVLLFVGRIQPLKAPDVLVRAAAHLLEQDPGRRDRLVVAVLGGPSGSGLDHPEALADLVDELGLGDVVRLVPPVSRDALAQWYRAADLLAVPSYNESFGLVAIEAQACGTPVVAAAVGGLPTAVGDGGVLLDTHDPKEWGAAIAELLDDPARRRAMSAAALTHAAAYGWQHTTDQLLELYRAACHADSSASPKSQHLTGVPAAVIP; this is encoded by the coding sequence ATGAGCGTTCAACCATGCCCACGCCGGGTCGCGATGATCAGCGTGCACACGTCGCCGCTGGAGCGGCCGGGCACGGGTGACGCTGGAGGGCTCAACGTCTACGTCGTCGAGACGGCCAAGCACTTGGCCCGGGCCGGTGTGGAGGTCGAGGTCTTCACCCGTCGTACGACCGCGGCGCAGCCGGAGTCCGTCGAGCTGATGCCCGGGGTCCTGGTCCGCCACATCGATGCCGGCCCGTTCGAGGGTCTTGGCAAGGACGACCTGCCAGGGCAGCTGTGCGCGTTCACCGTCGGCGTCCAGCGGATCGGTGCCGCGCAGCCCGAGGGCTACTACGACCTCGTGCACTCCCACTACTGGCTCTCCGGGCAGGTCGCCTGGCTCGCCGCCGACCGCTGGCAGGTGCCGCTCGTGCACTCGATGCACACGATGGCCCGCGTCAAGAACGCGCTGCTGGCCGAGGGTGACCGGCCCGAGCCGCCCGGGCGTGAGATCGGCGAGGAGCAGGTCGTCCGCGCCGCCACCTGGCTGGTCGCCAACACCGACCGCGAGGCCGATGAGCTGATCGACCTCTACGACGCGGCGCCCGACAAGGTGCGCGTCATCTCACCCGGCGTCGACCTGGAGACCTTCACTCCGGGCGAGCAGGCCGAGGCGCGCGCCGCCCTCGACCTGCCCGCCGACGCCGAGGTGCTGCTGTTCGTCGGCCGGATCCAGCCGCTCAAGGCGCCCGACGTGCTCGTCCGCGCCGCCGCGCACCTGCTCGAGCAGGACCCGGGGCGCCGCGACCGGCTGGTTGTGGCCGTGCTTGGCGGACCGAGCGGCTCCGGCCTCGACCATCCCGAGGCGCTCGCGGACCTCGTCGACGAGCTGGGGCTGGGCGATGTCGTACGCCTGGTGCCGCCGGTCTCGCGCGATGCCCTCGCCCAGTGGTACCGCGCCGCCGACCTGCTCGCCGTGCCCTCGTACAACGAGTCGTTCGGGCTCGTCGCCATCGAGGCGCAGGCCTGTGGCACTCCCGTGGTGGCCGCGGCGGTCGGTGGCCTGCCGACCGCGGTGGGCGACGGGGGAGTGCTGCTCGACACCCACGACCCCAAGGAGTGGGGCGCCGCGATCGCCGAGCTGCTCGACGACCCGGCGCGCCGCCGTGCCATGTCTGCGGCCGCGCTCACACACGCGGCGGCGTACGGCTGGCAGCACACCACTGATCAGCTCCTGGAGCTGTATCGCGCTGCGTGCCATGCGGATTCGAGTGCAAGCCCCAAGTCGCAGCACCTGACCGGCGTGCCCGCGGCGGTGATCCCGTGA